A single genomic interval of Sphingobium sp. EM0848 harbors:
- a CDS encoding TonB-dependent receptor produces the protein MKKRTCQFASVATVALVAMSVSSTAAQAADDSAKGASPQEMAEIIVTANKRAENLSKVGLTITALGGAQLQQRNITSLQDLATAVPGLVFTQTDSNTPVYTLRGIGFYDTTLGAYPSVSVYLDETPLSFPVLTSQALFDVERVEVLKGPQGTLFGNNATGGAINYIAAKPTQDFSAGVSLDYARFNTFTADAYVSGPVTDTLLARVAVRATSGDGWQRSISRPDDRNGAPEAFAARFLLDWRPTDRLRIQTNLNGWRDRSEPPAAQFQKFIPNFPVPAGSGFVPPVPNAVDNARLAEWTPSHRPSADNRLLQAAVRADYEVTDAITLTSLTSYVDYRQRQVPEGDGLVGERIDLIQNDGYIHSFSTELRLADNSNPVFRWTLGANYSHDVSDEIDATAQHDATSNYTNIFAGLPFPGNTFTNHQVMKNYAVFGAVEYTFGQFTVKGSARYTQADRSTKNCNLGFTTGPEPNNILAYFNILTNAVTGITYPAGTCTIFASNFTLHEFQGELNQHNLSWRTGVDWKPSNNVLVYINVAKGYKAGSFPALSGSADLAFSPVTQESVLDVEGGVKLQLLDRKLSVNLAGFYNDYRDKQVKSKLLDPLFGKLDALVNIPKSEIKGFEAEVNARPIPGLTIGGAVTYLDTKLVEAAGLYSLTGALGDFSGNPIPRASKWDVSGNFNYSFSVGATTKAFFGGQIIHRSHATSSIGNEPDFKLPAYTTIDVQGGLEFHDGKVRIMVWGKNIMNEFYLTNIYQYTDGIQRFTAKPATYGVTLGYKF, from the coding sequence ATGAAAAAGCGCACTTGCCAGTTTGCTTCGGTCGCAACGGTCGCGCTGGTGGCAATGAGCGTTTCGTCCACTGCCGCACAAGCTGCGGATGACAGCGCGAAGGGGGCGTCGCCGCAGGAAATGGCCGAGATTATCGTGACGGCCAATAAGCGCGCGGAAAATCTGAGCAAGGTGGGCCTGACGATCACGGCGCTCGGCGGAGCGCAGCTTCAGCAGCGGAACATCACGTCGCTCCAGGATCTGGCCACGGCCGTGCCGGGCCTTGTCTTCACGCAGACCGACAGCAACACGCCGGTCTATACGCTACGCGGTATCGGCTTTTACGACACAACGCTTGGCGCTTATCCCAGCGTCAGCGTGTATCTCGATGAAACGCCGCTGTCCTTTCCGGTGTTGACCAGCCAGGCCCTGTTCGATGTCGAACGCGTCGAGGTACTGAAGGGGCCGCAGGGCACGCTGTTCGGGAATAATGCGACGGGCGGTGCGATCAACTATATCGCGGCCAAGCCGACGCAGGATTTTTCGGCGGGCGTCAGTCTGGATTATGCCCGTTTCAACACTTTCACCGCCGATGCCTATGTCAGCGGTCCGGTCACGGACACTTTGCTCGCGCGCGTTGCTGTCAGGGCGACGAGTGGCGACGGCTGGCAGAGGAGTATCAGCCGCCCGGATGACCGCAACGGTGCGCCGGAGGCTTTTGCCGCGCGCTTCCTGCTCGATTGGCGCCCGACAGACCGGCTGCGCATCCAGACCAACCTCAATGGCTGGCGGGATCGCAGCGAACCGCCCGCTGCGCAATTCCAGAAATTCATTCCGAACTTCCCGGTTCCTGCTGGCAGCGGCTTCGTGCCCCCCGTGCCGAACGCCGTCGACAATGCCCGTCTCGCGGAATGGACGCCCAGCCATAGGCCAAGTGCCGACAACCGGCTGCTCCAGGCCGCAGTGCGCGCCGATTATGAGGTGACGGACGCCATCACGCTGACCTCCCTCACATCCTATGTCGATTACAGGCAGCGGCAGGTGCCGGAAGGCGACGGTCTGGTCGGGGAACGGATCGATCTGATCCAGAATGACGGTTATATCCACAGCTTCTCGACCGAGTTGCGTCTTGCCGACAATAGTAATCCGGTGTTCCGCTGGACATTGGGCGCGAACTACAGCCATGATGTTTCGGATGAAATTGATGCTACGGCCCAGCATGACGCCACGTCGAACTATACCAATATTTTTGCGGGCCTTCCATTCCCCGGAAACACTTTTACCAACCATCAGGTGATGAAGAATTATGCCGTGTTCGGCGCGGTTGAATATACATTCGGTCAATTTACGGTGAAGGGCAGCGCGCGTTATACCCAGGCGGACCGTTCGACGAAAAACTGCAACCTTGGCTTTACCACGGGGCCTGAGCCGAACAATATCCTTGCCTATTTTAACATCCTGACGAACGCCGTTACGGGGATAACCTATCCCGCCGGCACATGCACCATTTTCGCCTCCAACTTCACGCTTCACGAATTTCAGGGAGAGTTGAACCAACACAACCTGTCCTGGCGCACGGGTGTCGACTGGAAGCCCAGTAACAATGTCCTCGTCTATATCAACGTGGCCAAGGGTTATAAGGCCGGCAGCTTCCCCGCGCTTTCCGGGTCTGCCGATCTCGCCTTCTCGCCCGTTACGCAGGAATCGGTTCTCGATGTCGAGGGTGGCGTGAAGTTGCAGCTGCTGGACCGGAAGCTTTCCGTCAATCTTGCGGGCTTCTACAATGACTATCGTGACAAGCAGGTGAAGTCGAAACTGCTCGATCCGCTCTTCGGTAAGCTCGATGCGCTGGTCAATATTCCCAAGTCCGAGATCAAGGGCTTCGAAGCCGAAGTGAATGCGCGTCCGATCCCGGGCCTGACGATTGGCGGCGCTGTGACTTATCTCGACACGAAGCTGGTCGAGGCGGCCGGTCTCTACAGCCTTACCGGCGCGCTCGGCGATTTTTCTGGTAACCCGATCCCGCGCGCATCCAAATGGGACGTCAGCGGCAATTTCAACTACTCCTTCTCTGTCGGTGCAACGACCAAGGCGTTTTTCGGCGGCCAGATCATCCATCGGTCGCATGCGACTTCCTCGATCGGGAATGAACCCGACTTCAAACTGCCGGCCTATACCACTATTGATGTGCAGGGCGGGTTGGAGTTCCATGACGGGAAGGTGCGTATCATGGTCTGGGGCAAGAACATCATGAATGAATTCTACCTCACCAATATCTATCAATATACCGACGGCATCCAGCGCTTTACGGCGAAGCCGGCGACCTATGGCGTGACCCTGGGTTATAAATTCTGA
- a CDS encoding phosphotransferase family protein — MSQTMTPTSCDTMEQALAGWLAARLDATSDVEVTLLNTPDANGFSNVTMLFDARWSDREGRHDRRFVVRVQPTGEGLFPTYDVSRQFEVMRVLEVSAVPVPRVRWLDTDSHIFGAPFFVMDYVDGHIPSDDPSFAAGGWILGLTPQQRQNLCDNALAALVGVHEVDWRTLGLDWLLKAGEGSSTERELAYYEEFYRWAAEGLRVPAIEAGLAWARDNMPLDGELVLSWGDSRIGNMIFNEDLGVRAVIDWEGASLASREKDLGHWLLLTHVYTVQFGLDLPEGFPDREALLSRYEELSGRPLGNVHFFEVMSGIHASIQAMRALSLMGKASDDGRNEAAILNNPFTRGLARLIGFEMSAAGGLDVLTGKR, encoded by the coding sequence ATGTCACAGACCATGACACCCACATCGTGCGATACTATGGAGCAAGCCTTGGCCGGATGGCTGGCTGCGCGTCTCGATGCCACTTCAGATGTCGAAGTCACTTTGTTGAACACGCCTGATGCCAATGGCTTTTCCAATGTCACCATGTTGTTCGATGCGCGCTGGAGCGATCGCGAAGGACGGCATGATCGTCGTTTCGTGGTGCGCGTCCAGCCGACAGGTGAGGGGTTGTTCCCGACTTATGATGTAAGCCGTCAGTTCGAAGTCATGCGCGTCCTTGAAGTGTCGGCCGTGCCAGTGCCGCGGGTTCGCTGGCTCGATACCGACAGCCATATTTTCGGCGCGCCCTTTTTTGTGATGGATTATGTCGACGGGCATATCCCGTCGGACGATCCGAGCTTTGCGGCCGGTGGCTGGATATTGGGCTTGACCCCACAGCAACGTCAAAACCTATGCGACAATGCCCTTGCCGCACTTGTCGGCGTTCACGAGGTGGACTGGCGGACGTTGGGCCTCGACTGGCTGTTGAAAGCGGGCGAGGGGTCGAGCACCGAACGCGAACTGGCCTATTATGAAGAATTCTATCGCTGGGCTGCGGAGGGGTTGCGTGTCCCGGCTATAGAGGCGGGCTTGGCCTGGGCGCGTGACAATATGCCGCTCGATGGAGAATTGGTGTTGAGCTGGGGCGACAGCCGGATCGGCAACATGATCTTCAATGAGGATCTGGGCGTTCGCGCGGTGATCGACTGGGAGGGGGCGAGCCTCGCAAGTCGGGAAAAGGATCTCGGCCACTGGCTTTTGCTGACCCACGTCTATACTGTCCAGTTCGGCCTCGATCTGCCTGAGGGCTTTCCCGATCGTGAGGCTTTACTGAGCCGCTACGAGGAATTGAGCGGCCGCCCGCTCGGCAATGTTCATTTCTTTGAGGTGATGTCGGGCATCCACGCCTCGATCCAGGCGATGCGTGCGCTGAGCTTGATGGGCAAGGCAAGCGACGACGGTCGGAACGAAGCGGCCATTCTCAACAATCCGTTTACCCGGGGTCTTGCGAGGCTCATCGGTTTCGAGATGTCGGCGGCAGGTGGGCTGGATGTCCTGACCGGAAAACGCTGA